A genomic stretch from Thermococcus sp. MV5 includes:
- a CDS encoding cation diffusion facilitator family transporter, translating to METIYKPLIVSIVGNIVLGIAKIIVGALHSSLALISDGIHSLSDVVTSVVGYLGVKIASKPADQSHPFGHSRFESLFAFFMGVLLFLVAYEIGRDALERIIERHVIKVNVLMIGITVVSIISKEMMTRYSLRVGKKLGNQIVIVDAYHHRSDALSSVVVLVGLFLQKFGISYGDSIAGIIVAFFIAKVAFEIVVKNINHLTGVSPPEDIYRRIVEKVMSVEGVKGMHDLRAHYVGPRLHVEVHIEVLPELTLKEAHDISEEVKKRIEEVEEVETAFIHIDIKGVTE from the coding sequence ATGGAAACAATTTACAAGCCCCTAATAGTGAGTATTGTGGGAAATATTGTTCTGGGTATTGCGAAGATTATTGTGGGTGCCCTTCATTCAAGTTTGGCTTTGATATCGGATGGGATTCATTCTCTTTCAGATGTTGTGACTAGTGTTGTAGGATATCTTGGAGTTAAAATTGCCTCAAAACCGGCAGATCAGAGTCATCCATTTGGGCATTCGAGATTCGAGTCTCTTTTTGCGTTTTTCATGGGTGTGTTGTTATTCTTAGTGGCATATGAGATAGGAAGAGATGCTTTGGAGAGAATTATTGAAAGACATGTAATTAAGGTAAACGTACTTATGATTGGGATTACAGTGGTTTCCATAATTTCCAAAGAAATGATGACTCGGTACTCTCTGAGGGTTGGAAAAAAGCTTGGGAATCAGATAGTTATTGTTGATGCTTATCACCACCGAAGCGATGCTCTAAGTAGTGTAGTTGTTTTAGTTGGTCTTTTCCTTCAAAAGTTTGGAATTTCTTATGGGGATTCTATAGCAGGCATTATCGTAGCATTTTTTATTGCAAAAGTTGCCTTTGAGATAGTTGTCAAAAATATAAATCACCTGACTGGGGTTTCTCCACCAGAAGATATTTACAGGAGGATAGTGGAGAAAGTGATGAGTGTTGAGGGAGTTAAAGGAATGCACGATTTAAGAGCACATTATGTAGGTCCAAGATTACATGTGGAGGTGCATATAGAAGTGTTGCCAGAACTTACCCTTAAAGAGGCTCATGATATAAGTGAAGAAGTTAAAAAAAGAATTGAAGAAGTAGAAGAAGTTGAGACTGCCTTTATTCATATAGATATTAAAGGTGTAACGGAGTAG
- a CDS encoding radical SAM protein, translating to MKKLKVYIPGISFPSLSLTGNYCALNCAHCGKHYLESMKKVEKSNLVEYCKNLEKEGYKGCLLSGGVDSRLKVPLDLYTNEIKQIKKETKLKLNAHVGFIDESDLEWLKYVDVVSLDFVGEDDVIKRVYKIKKRVEDYLGIIELLTSNGIKVAPHITVGLDFGKIWWEYKAIELLAHYPVDVLVLDVLIPTKGTEMENTTPPSVDKSLEVVKYARKAFNGELSIGCMRPLGKWRLEFDKEAILIGVDRITNPPRKIIEWAKKIRDIEIIHECCVM from the coding sequence GTGAAAAAGCTTAAAGTTTATATTCCTGGAATCTCCTTTCCTTCTCTTTCACTTACAGGGAATTACTGCGCACTAAACTGTGCTCATTGCGGAAAGCATTATCTTGAGAGTATGAAAAAAGTTGAAAAATCAAACCTTGTAGAGTACTGTAAGAACTTAGAAAAAGAAGGATACAAAGGGTGTCTCCTAAGCGGGGGAGTAGATTCAAGACTAAAAGTACCTTTAGACCTATACACCAATGAGATAAAGCAAATAAAAAAAGAAACAAAGCTCAAGCTCAATGCCCATGTGGGGTTCATCGATGAAAGTGACTTAGAGTGGTTAAAATACGTTGATGTGGTTTCTCTGGATTTTGTTGGTGAAGATGATGTCATTAAAAGAGTGTACAAAATCAAGAAACGAGTTGAAGATTACCTTGGGATAATTGAGCTATTGACATCAAATGGGATTAAAGTTGCTCCTCATATAACAGTGGGTTTGGATTTTGGGAAAATTTGGTGGGAGTACAAAGCTATTGAATTACTCGCCCACTATCCGGTTGATGTTCTTGTTCTTGATGTTCTAATCCCTACTAAAGGTACTGAAATGGAAAACACAACTCCTCCTTCTGTGGATAAATCCTTAGAGGTTGTTAAATACGCACGGAAGGCGTTCAATGGAGAACTAAGCATTGGATGCATGAGACCCCTTGGGAAATGGCGTTTAGAATTTGACAAAGAAGCCATATTAATAGGGGTTGACCGAATAACAAATCCACCAAGAAAAATTATTGAATGGGCAAAGAAAATAAGAGATATTGAAATTATCCATGAATGTTGTGTCATGTGA
- a CDS encoding calcium/sodium antiporter gives MAMDYIITFGLFVLGLAMLIKGSDLFVESATRVAKGFGVSEFLIALVLASIATTLPEVTTSAIAAYKGLGDIALGNAIGSALANIALILGVSSLIMPLDVDEIAWKNSLFMIAVTLYAWFLMRDLLISRVEGFSLILIYVGFLYYLYKKHITLEEAKEGKGNPKKEIAILFVSGLIVVIGARLVVDSAVKIATALGVPEVVIGLTLVSVGTSLPEFANSLTATLKKIPNISVGNVVGANILDILMVIGIAALIRPIKVDHTIYTFIAPLTLFVMGILAISLRLNNRVGRKTSVVLLILYAYFVYALYF, from the coding sequence ATGGCGATGGACTACATTATAACTTTTGGTCTCTTTGTCCTAGGTTTGGCAATGTTGATCAAAGGAAGTGATTTATTTGTAGAATCTGCAACAAGAGTGGCCAAAGGATTTGGAGTTAGCGAGTTTTTGATAGCCCTAGTGTTGGCTAGTATCGCCACAACGCTTCCAGAGGTTACAACCTCTGCAATAGCGGCTTATAAGGGACTTGGCGACATAGCACTTGGGAATGCTATTGGAAGTGCTTTAGCAAATATTGCCTTGATTTTAGGGGTTTCATCCCTTATAATGCCCCTTGATGTGGATGAAATAGCATGGAAAAACTCTCTTTTTATGATCGCTGTTACGCTTTACGCATGGTTTTTGATGAGAGATCTATTGATTTCAAGAGTTGAAGGGTTTTCCCTGATCTTGATCTATGTTGGATTTCTCTATTACCTTTATAAAAAGCATATAACCCTCGAAGAAGCCAAAGAGGGGAAGGGAAATCCCAAAAAAGAGATTGCAATCTTATTTGTGAGTGGATTAATCGTAGTTATTGGGGCTAGACTTGTGGTAGACAGTGCTGTAAAGATTGCCACGGCTTTGGGGGTTCCAGAGGTAGTCATTGGATTAACACTAGTTTCTGTAGGAACTTCCCTCCCAGAGTTCGCAAATTCATTAACTGCCACGTTAAAGAAAATTCCCAATATAAGTGTTGGAAATGTCGTTGGGGCAAACATATTAGACATCCTAATGGTAATTGGTATTGCAGCATTAATCAGGCCTATAAAGGTAGATCATACGATTTATACGTTTATTGCACCATTAACCTTGTTTGTAATGGGAATACTCGCTATTTCCCTAAGGCTTAACAACAGGGTAGGACGGAAGACAAGTGTCGTGCTTTTAATTCTTTATGCATACTTTGTTTATGCTCTCTATTTCTAG
- the deoC gene encoding deoxyribose-phosphate aldolase, with translation MNIAKYIDHTNLKSYATKEDIIKLCEEAKKYGFYAVCVNPYRVKLAKEHLKGTEIKVASVIGFPLGATPTEVKVFEAKKALENGADELDMVINIGALKDKDYEYVKKDIAEVVKVAHEKGAIVKVIIETCYLTEEEKEIACKLAVEAGTDFVKTSTGFGTGGATIEDVKLMRKIVGEKVGVKAAGGIRTYKQAIEMIQAGANRIGTSSGVKIVEGARNE, from the coding sequence GTGAACATTGCCAAATATATTGACCATACAAACTTAAAATCGTATGCAACTAAGGAAGATATAATAAAACTATGTGAAGAAGCGAAGAAGTATGGATTTTATGCAGTCTGTGTAAATCCATATAGAGTAAAACTAGCAAAAGAGCACCTCAAGGGTACAGAGATTAAGGTAGCAAGTGTGATAGGGTTCCCTCTAGGAGCAACACCAACAGAAGTAAAGGTCTTTGAAGCAAAAAAAGCTCTCGAAAATGGAGCAGATGAGCTTGACATGGTAATCAACATTGGAGCACTGAAGGATAAAGACTACGAATATGTCAAGAAGGATATAGCGGAAGTTGTTAAAGTAGCACATGAAAAGGGAGCAATAGTCAAAGTAATTATTGAGACATGCTATTTAACTGAGGAAGAAAAGGAGATTGCATGCAAACTTGCCGTGGAAGCTGGAACTGACTTTGTTAAGACTTCAACCGGTTTTGGAACTGGTGGAGCTACTATTGAAGATGTAAAACTAATGCGCAAAATAGTTGGGGAAAAAGTGGGTGTCAAAGCGGCAGGGGGCATAAGAACTTACAAACAGGCAATAGAAATGATACAAGCGGGGGCAAATAGAATAGGTACTTCAAGTGGTGTAAAAATTGTCGAAGGGGCAAGAAATGAGTGA
- a CDS encoding family 4B encapsulin nanocompartment shell protein yields MSELLRLLTTVIREIEEDGFQPKIALVGPKFAEKGMKELKDLNLKVYIVEELNCDAIIGDPRFIGHLRKASRRVSLEPLMEEKEFWEEIEEIQKL; encoded by the coding sequence ATGAGTGAACTTTTAAGACTCTTAACAACTGTTATAAGAGAAATAGAAGAGGATGGTTTCCAGCCAAAAATCGCATTAGTAGGCCCTAAATTTGCAGAAAAGGGCATGAAAGAGCTGAAAGATCTCAATCTAAAGGTATACATTGTAGAAGAATTAAACTGTGATGCAATAATTGGGGATCCCCGATTTATAGGACATCTCCGAAAAGCCTCAAGACGGGTGTCATTGGAACCATTAATGGAGGAAAAAGAGTTCTGGGAAGAAATAGAAGAAATACAAAAGCTCTAA
- a CDS encoding ECF transporter S component has protein sequence MVIEAVAPYAKWIIIAVAVLYFAYLFILKKRVFEVAVGVALSGVMAALVAVVTMAIQVPTPLTSGYINIGDTMVMLVAVLFGPTIGAFAGGFGSAMADIITGYAHWAPFTLVIKGVEGFVIGYITSKKDDFTAILLATILGGGLMVLGYFFVEVYVYGWGGAIAEIPGNTLQAVTGIVVGGGLGHVIKRRIKDVLVSLQI, from the coding sequence ATGGTGATTGAGGCAGTAGCTCCATATGCCAAATGGATTATAATTGCTGTGGCAGTGCTTTATTTTGCTTATTTGTTCATACTTAAGAAAAGAGTATTTGAGGTTGCAGTTGGTGTAGCCCTTTCTGGAGTAATGGCAGCTCTTGTTGCAGTGGTTACAATGGCAATTCAGGTGCCTACTCCTTTGACCAGTGGATATATCAACATTGGAGATACTATGGTAATGTTGGTGGCCGTTCTTTTTGGTCCTACCATAGGAGCTTTTGCCGGCGGTTTTGGATCGGCAATGGCAGACATTATAACTGGCTATGCTCATTGGGCACCGTTTACTTTGGTAATAAAAGGTGTAGAAGGATTCGTTATAGGATATATTACCTCCAAGAAAGATGATTTCACTGCAATACTCCTTGCAACGATCCTTGGTGGAGGTTTAATGGTTCTTGGCTACTTTTTTGTAGAAGTCTACGTTTATGGATGGGGCGGGGCCATAGCAGAGATTCCTGGAAATACCCTCCAAGCAGTCACTGGTATTGTGGTTGGCGGTGGCTTGGGACATGTTATAAAAAGAAGAATAAAGGATGTATTGGTCTCTCTCCAAATTTAG
- a CDS encoding acetyl ornithine aminotransferase family protein — MVKGPQVKEIPGPKAREIIEKHHKYMATTTNDPNEYFLVIERTEGNYWIDVDGNRVLDFSSGIGVLNAGLRNPKVVEALKEQLDKLIHGAGTDYYNPYQVALAEKLDSIAPGDFEKKTFLSNSGTEANEAAIKIAKWSTQRKLFIAFIAAFHGRTHGTMSLTASKPVHRSRMFPTMPGVEHVPYPNPYRNPWHINGYEEPDELVNRVLEYIEDYLFAHYVPPEEVAGIIFEPIQGEGGYVVPPKNFFKELKKLAEKHGILLMDDEVQMGMGRTGRMFAIEHFGVAPDTISLAKALGGGVPIGATIFRKDLDFGISGVHSNTYGGNALACVAALTVIEELENGLIENAQKLEPLFKERLQEMYDKYEIIGDIRGLGLAWAIEFVKDRKSKEYASNERNQVVVEALKRGLATLGCGKSALRLIPPLTIDEEEAKIGLDILEEAIKVVVG, encoded by the coding sequence ATGGTGAAGGGACCTCAGGTTAAAGAAATTCCGGGACCAAAAGCTAGGGAAATAATAGAGAAGCACCACAAATACATGGCCACAACGACAAACGATCCAAATGAGTATTTCCTTGTTATAGAGAGGACCGAGGGAAACTACTGGATTGATGTGGATGGGAACAGAGTTCTTGATTTCTCTTCTGGAATAGGAGTTCTCAATGCTGGTCTTAGAAATCCAAAAGTTGTTGAGGCTCTAAAGGAACAACTCGATAAGTTGATTCATGGGGCTGGAACTGACTACTATAATCCTTATCAAGTTGCATTGGCCGAAAAACTTGATAGCATTGCCCCAGGAGACTTTGAAAAGAAGACATTTCTCTCAAATAGTGGAACTGAGGCTAATGAGGCAGCTATAAAAATCGCAAAGTGGTCTACCCAAAGAAAACTCTTCATAGCATTTATTGCTGCATTTCATGGGAGAACACATGGTACAATGAGCCTAACTGCAAGTAAACCTGTTCACAGGTCAAGAATGTTCCCAACAATGCCTGGTGTTGAGCATGTACCATATCCAAACCCTTACAGAAACCCATGGCATATTAATGGTTATGAGGAGCCAGATGAGCTTGTTAATAGAGTTCTTGAATACATAGAAGACTATCTCTTTGCTCATTATGTACCTCCTGAAGAGGTCGCTGGAATAATATTTGAGCCAATTCAAGGAGAAGGTGGTTATGTAGTACCACCAAAGAATTTCTTCAAGGAACTCAAAAAGCTTGCTGAAAAGCATGGAATATTACTCATGGATGATGAAGTTCAGATGGGAATGGGAAGAACAGGTAGAATGTTTGCAATAGAACACTTTGGAGTGGCTCCAGACACTATAAGTCTCGCAAAGGCTCTTGGTGGGGGAGTTCCAATTGGTGCAACCATCTTCAGAAAGGATCTGGATTTTGGAATTTCGGGAGTTCACAGCAACACTTATGGAGGAAATGCCCTTGCATGTGTGGCTGCTTTGACAGTTATTGAGGAGCTTGAAAATGGACTAATCGAGAATGCTCAAAAGCTTGAACCACTATTTAAAGAGAGACTTCAAGAAATGTATGATAAATATGAGATCATTGGTGATATTAGGGGTCTTGGTCTTGCATGGGCCATCGAATTCGTAAAAGACAGAAAGAGCAAAGAGTATGCAAGCAACGAAAGGAACCAAGTTGTAGTTGAAGCCCTCAAGAGAGGCCTTGCAACACTTGGTTGTGGAAAGAGTGCATTAAGGTTGATCCCGCCACTTACAATTGATGAGGAAGAAGCCAAGATTGGTTTGGACATTCTCGAAGAGGCCATTAAGGTTGTTGTTGGCTGA
- the trxB gene encoding thioredoxin-disulfide reductase: MFSLGGLSQGSIDETKTWDVLIIGAGPAGFTAAIYSARYGFDTLIISKDIGGNVALTDIIENYPGFPDGVKGSELANKMHEQVKKLDVPIIFDEVERIDLAECAYYEGPCKFEVKTKNGKIYKARSVIITVGAEPRKLRVPGEDKFYGRGVSYCATCDGPLFKGKDVIVVGGGNTALQEALYLNEIGVNVTLVHRREQFRADKILQDRFKQRGIPTLLNTIVVEIKGDKKVESVVLKNVKTGEVFEKKIDGVFVFIGYEPKTDFVRHLNITDEQGYIPVDMYMRTKIKGLFAAGDITNVFKQIAVAVGQGAVAANSAKDLLENWKSQVQEE; this comes from the coding sequence ATGTTCAGTTTGGGAGGTTTATCACAAGGCAGTATTGACGAGACAAAGACTTGGGATGTTCTAATAATTGGAGCAGGTCCTGCAGGATTTACAGCAGCTATATACTCAGCTCGTTATGGGTTTGATACATTGATAATCTCGAAGGACATAGGGGGAAACGTTGCCCTCACAGACATCATTGAAAATTATCCTGGATTTCCAGATGGAGTAAAAGGCTCTGAGCTAGCTAATAAGATGCACGAACAAGTAAAAAAGCTCGATGTGCCAATAATTTTTGATGAAGTAGAGAGGATAGATTTGGCAGAGTGTGCTTACTACGAAGGCCCATGTAAATTTGAAGTAAAAACAAAGAACGGAAAGATCTACAAAGCTAGGAGTGTTATAATAACAGTGGGAGCTGAGCCTAGAAAGCTTAGGGTTCCTGGGGAAGATAAATTCTATGGAAGAGGTGTTAGTTACTGTGCAACATGTGATGGTCCCTTATTTAAGGGCAAGGATGTTATAGTTGTGGGTGGAGGAAACACTGCACTTCAGGAGGCCTTATATCTTAATGAAATTGGGGTTAATGTAACCCTAGTACACAGGAGAGAGCAGTTTAGAGCGGACAAAATACTTCAAGATAGATTCAAGCAGAGAGGGATTCCTACATTGTTGAATACCATCGTTGTAGAAATCAAGGGAGACAAAAAAGTTGAGAGCGTTGTATTGAAAAACGTTAAGACTGGCGAGGTATTTGAGAAAAAAATTGATGGGGTATTCGTTTTCATAGGTTACGAACCAAAAACTGATTTTGTTAGGCATTTGAATATTACAGACGAGCAAGGGTACATACCTGTTGACATGTACATGAGAACAAAGATAAAAGGGCTTTTTGCTGCAGGTGATATAACAAATGTATTCAAGCAAATTGCAGTTGCAGTTGGCCAGGGAGCCGTTGCAGCAAACTCTGCAAAGGATCTCTTGGAAAATTGGAAATCTCAGGTACAAGAAGAATAA
- a CDS encoding metal-dependent hydrolase, with the protein MNYNGHVLSGLLTYPLVVLFASFLKHYANIPFELSLMAMIFGYGVYVLGADLPDLDHPEALIHRGIKPIVSVFVGSAVFIRIRDYVSFGNETWMDGGVAWVVGALFAVGAWYAFSAMLPKHRGIVHSLTFATIYGLSVFALCRHGLVFKFGEALFMGFVAFLGYVLHLIVDKEVKLI; encoded by the coding sequence ATGAATTATAATGGCCATGTTCTCAGTGGCCTTCTAACTTATCCTTTGGTGGTTTTATTTGCATCTTTTCTAAAACACTATGCAAATATTCCGTTTGAATTGAGTTTGATGGCAATGATTTTTGGGTATGGTGTTTACGTTCTTGGAGCTGATTTACCTGATCTTGATCATCCAGAGGCACTAATACATAGAGGAATAAAGCCTATAGTTTCAGTGTTCGTAGGCAGTGCGGTATTCATTAGGATTAGAGATTATGTTTCGTTCGGAAATGAGACTTGGATGGATGGGGGCGTTGCATGGGTAGTGGGAGCTCTTTTTGCAGTGGGGGCGTGGTATGCATTTTCTGCCATGCTTCCGAAGCATAGAGGGATAGTCCACTCTCTCACCTTCGCCACTATTTATGGCTTGTCCGTCTTTGCGTTATGTAGGCATGGTCTTGTTTTTAAATTTGGAGAGGCTTTGTTTATGGGATTTGTGGCCTTTCTAGGGTATGTTCTTCATTTAATAGTGGATAAAGAGGTGAAATTAATTTAG
- a CDS encoding ATPase, whose translation MERPSTLKVYSPPSYEVYGLAKNPFEQLASEGIEDVESIHVYQEVDMRLSMIISEVIGNKSSIAFSLVGPLGMGKTQRLKSIYKTISEQGGKAIYIKVDTNDILKLTRDMFNGLKPPKTRTNIFLENLSRKLGFIDRLEKMLSSTKEYKSRDIAEMLTKELSKYSYSTVLLDELENMQTASEEEKILFFEMLRHFISNMPSGCIVGFACIPDAYEEYSKIFPAFFMRLHYEFKLRPMSLDETFELVKKRLNKVRIRDTDDPVYPFTDEAIRLIHQLAKGNPRQILRLLHYVLSEASKHKFDPIDDYVVTTILEEPKNLEEYLMRIPKDYKDLVETIVYQFNGGPASYIQIAKEVKKPGVQVYDHLEELIRLGFLVGDPKGNYKVPDYVRKFLEEQEVEEKQ comes from the coding sequence ATGGAAAGGCCTAGCACACTTAAAGTTTATTCCCCTCCATCTTATGAAGTATATGGTCTAGCAAAAAATCCTTTTGAACAATTGGCAAGTGAAGGAATAGAAGACGTAGAGAGTATACATGTTTACCAAGAGGTGGATATGCGCTTATCCATGATAATCTCAGAGGTAATTGGGAATAAAAGTTCAATAGCATTTTCTTTAGTGGGTCCTCTAGGAATGGGAAAAACCCAGAGACTTAAAAGTATTTATAAGACTATATCGGAGCAAGGAGGAAAAGCAATTTATATTAAAGTCGATACAAATGATATCTTAAAACTCACGCGAGACATGTTTAATGGCTTAAAGCCACCAAAAACTAGGACCAATATCTTTCTTGAAAACCTCTCCAGAAAGTTAGGTTTTATAGATCGTCTTGAAAAGATGTTATCTTCAACTAAAGAGTATAAATCGAGAGATATTGCTGAAATGCTGACAAAGGAATTGAGTAAGTACTCTTATTCTACAGTGCTTCTTGATGAGTTGGAGAATATGCAAACTGCAAGTGAAGAAGAAAAGATTCTCTTTTTTGAAATGTTAAGGCACTTTATAAGCAACATGCCCTCTGGGTGTATCGTTGGTTTTGCCTGTATACCCGATGCCTATGAGGAGTACTCAAAAATTTTCCCCGCCTTTTTTATGAGATTGCATTATGAATTTAAGTTAAGACCAATGAGTCTTGATGAAACTTTTGAACTCGTTAAAAAGAGACTTAATAAAGTTAGAATTAGAGATACTGACGATCCGGTGTATCCATTTACTGATGAGGCGATAAGACTTATTCACCAACTTGCAAAGGGCAATCCGAGACAAATCTTAAGGCTTCTCCATTATGTATTAAGTGAGGCTAGTAAACATAAATTTGACCCAATAGATGACTATGTGGTTACAACCATATTGGAAGAGCCCAAGAACTTGGAGGAATATCTGATGAGAATACCAAAAGATTACAAAGATTTAGTAGAGACTATAGTATATCAGTTCAATGGAGGGCCAGCGAGCTATATCCAAATCGCTAAAGAAGTGAAAAAGCCAGGAGTTCAGGTTTATGATCACTTGGAAGAACTAATAAGGTTGGGCTTTTTAGTAGGAGATCCGAAGGGGAATTACAAAGTCCCGGATTATGTCAGAAAATTCCTCGAGGAGCAAGAGGTGGAGGAAAAGCAATGA